The Actinomycetota bacterium genome has a segment encoding these proteins:
- a CDS encoding response regulator transcription factor, which translates to MAGRNGTVGVIVVRNDTPLFSEILCEALKAEADIRLLSRPLLLDEAIDFCGGKRPDVILVEATHTPPRSLRSVVPPIKAACAAPVVLVADRKTDDEFLVAGVESGASGIVDSSGGIEQILWAVRAAAAGERIVDSNRLAEAVERAASRRERERNRNDRLGLLSDREREILAELARGLRNSDIAERLMISPRTVEKHVHHILAKLQVSSRLAAVALARETGESEYGVMRETA; encoded by the coding sequence GTGGCTGGCCGCAACGGCACGGTCGGAGTCATCGTCGTCCGGAACGACACGCCGCTGTTCAGCGAGATCCTCTGTGAGGCCCTCAAAGCGGAAGCCGACATTCGTCTTCTATCGCGGCCGCTCTTGCTCGACGAGGCCATCGACTTCTGTGGGGGAAAGCGCCCCGACGTGATCCTGGTCGAGGCGACGCACACGCCCCCGCGCTCTCTGCGGAGCGTCGTCCCGCCGATCAAGGCAGCGTGTGCCGCGCCCGTCGTTCTCGTCGCTGATAGGAAGACGGATGACGAGTTCCTGGTGGCGGGCGTGGAGTCGGGCGCTTCCGGAATCGTCGACTCGTCGGGGGGGATCGAACAGATCCTGTGGGCCGTTCGGGCAGCGGCCGCGGGGGAACGGATCGTCGACTCCAACCGATTGGCGGAAGCCGTGGAGCGGGCTGCCTCGCGCCGCGAGCGCGAGCGCAACCGCAACGATCGCCTCGGGCTCCTATCGGATCGCGAGCGAGAGATCTTGGCGGAGCTCGCCCGCGGGCTTCGGAATTCCGACATCGCCGAGCGGCTGATGATCAGCCCGCGGACGGTCGAGAAGCACGTCCATCACATCTTGGCGAAGCTCCAGGTTTCCTCGCGACTTGCGGCCGTCGCGCTCGCCCGGGAGACGGGGGAATCCGAGTACGGAGTGATGCGCGAGACCGCGTAG
- a CDS encoding type II toxin-antitoxin system VapC family toxin, which yields MTRFVVDASAVTHLASKRFDVSADHELLAPTLLRSQTLSMLHEAVHRGELAADVALNLLERIWRMRIRLLGDAVLRRRAWEVAEQMGWADTYNAEYVALTQLQADAFVTRDAQLARNVKGIVATASIDALR from the coding sequence ATGACTCGGTTCGTCGTTGATGCAAGCGCCGTTACCCACCTGGCCAGCAAGCGGTTCGATGTCTCAGCCGACCACGAGCTCCTCGCACCGACGCTGTTGCGCTCGCAGACGCTGTCGATGCTGCACGAGGCCGTCCACCGCGGCGAGCTCGCCGCGGATGTCGCTCTCAACCTTCTCGAGCGGATCTGGCGGATGCGGATCCGACTGCTCGGTGACGCCGTGCTCAGGCGCAGGGCGTGGGAAGTAGCAGAGCAGATGGGATGGGCGGATACCTACAACGCCGAGTACGTTGCACTTACTCAGCTGCAGGCGGACGCGTTCGTAACCCGGGACGCACAGCTGGCTCGAAACGTCAAAGGGATCGTCGCGACCGCGTCGATCGACGCGTTGCGCTAG
- a CDS encoding serine hydrolase domain-containing protein — MSGPVGGVAEKLEAKAARFVKDKRLPGAAVGVIHGDELAWSAGIGFADIASRRAPDTTTLYRIASITKTFTAAAIVQLRDAGRLDLDDPISVHLSELGGGTRSLGPIEAVTIRRALSHESGLMSEPPGTDWAVPRYEGLAERSLARVNEIGTQIPPNSQWKYSNLAYQLLGEIVARVSGTPYVEYVRSQILEPLGMASTAFEPLPDALVARRATGYAPRWFSDELEIAPAMPGVWAEGGLWSCVDDLARWVSFQFRVDARPRADSQILAGSSLSEMHRPRYLVDEAWTEAWAIGWYGVRRDDVIWVQHSGGLPGFITNVCFDVKERVGAIALLNGVDDAEKLAMDLAEIARTAILEAAPPIDAPPTTPHAYRPLLGMYVSINGGEVIRLEWRDGKLIFISPDDPAWRPTLSASDDPDVFTVDPGFRPSGEPATFTRTGEGRVRTLFFGGETWSRLDPVPDL; from the coding sequence ATGAGCGGTCCGGTCGGAGGCGTCGCCGAGAAGCTCGAGGCCAAGGCGGCACGGTTCGTGAAGGACAAGCGCCTTCCGGGCGCCGCTGTTGGCGTCATCCACGGCGACGAGCTCGCCTGGTCGGCCGGCATCGGGTTCGCAGACATAGCGAGCCGCCGGGCTCCGGATACCACGACGCTCTACCGGATCGCGTCGATCACCAAAACGTTCACCGCAGCGGCGATCGTGCAGCTTCGCGATGCCGGCCGGTTGGATCTCGACGATCCGATCAGCGTCCATCTCTCGGAGCTAGGGGGTGGAACGCGGTCGCTCGGGCCGATCGAGGCGGTCACCATCCGTCGGGCGCTGTCACACGAGTCCGGGTTGATGAGCGAGCCGCCCGGAACGGACTGGGCCGTTCCCCGATACGAGGGTCTGGCAGAGCGAAGCCTCGCGCGCGTGAACGAGATCGGCACGCAGATACCACCGAACTCTCAATGGAAGTACTCGAACCTTGCCTATCAGCTCCTCGGCGAAATCGTCGCTCGGGTGAGCGGGACACCGTATGTCGAGTACGTACGCTCGCAGATCCTCGAGCCGCTCGGCATGGCGTCCACTGCGTTCGAGCCGTTGCCGGATGCGCTCGTCGCTCGTCGCGCGACCGGATACGCGCCGCGCTGGTTCTCAGACGAACTCGAGATCGCTCCCGCCATGCCCGGGGTGTGGGCGGAGGGCGGCCTGTGGTCGTGCGTGGATGACCTGGCTCGTTGGGTCTCGTTCCAATTCCGAGTGGACGCCCGTCCGCGCGCGGACTCGCAGATCCTTGCCGGCTCCAGCCTGAGCGAGATGCATCGCCCCCGGTACCTGGTCGACGAGGCGTGGACCGAAGCGTGGGCGATCGGGTGGTACGGGGTGCGCCGCGACGACGTCATCTGGGTGCAACACTCGGGCGGTCTGCCGGGGTTCATCACGAACGTCTGCTTCGATGTGAAGGAGCGGGTCGGGGCGATCGCGTTGCTGAACGGCGTCGACGACGCGGAGAAGCTCGCCATGGACCTGGCCGAGATCGCTCGGACCGCCATCCTCGAGGCGGCGCCTCCGATCGACGCGCCGCCAACAACGCCCCATGCCTATCGGCCCCTGCTCGGGATGTATGTCTCCATCAACGGCGGTGAGGTGATCCGGTTGGAGTGGCGCGACGGGAAGCTGATCTTCATCTCGCCGGACGATCCGGCGTGGAGGCCGACCCTCTCGGCCAGCGATGACCCCGACGTCTTCACCGTGGATCCCGGATTCCGTCCGTCGGGGGAACCCGCGACGTTCACCAGAACCGGGGAAGGGCGCGTGCGGACGCTGTTTTTTGGCGGCGAGACCTGGTCCAGGCTCGATCCCGTCCCAGACCTATAG